A single region of the Oncorhynchus kisutch isolate 150728-3 linkage group LG30, Okis_V2, whole genome shotgun sequence genome encodes:
- the LOC109875008 gene encoding nucleolin-like isoform X1 translates to MAQSGKGTPSRTSTRQKVGEIGDDKQDENNSEGQTDSPASTEVAAPTPQVIFSTEPDANEDGDKVAPIEDDVTENEEVKDVPVKENALREACEAEQMDTTPAAEEEAVKVTLESENAIEDASNFEEKTNGNDQAVAVAPVKRKAEDETSPAKKTKCINGGFCLFVGNLNTSKEVEEINDALANFFTSHSLLFQAIRVDITKKFAYVDFHTEEDLTKALELDRVKILDQKIRLGKANVKDVTAEEKKAKDAKTLYVKNISFSATKEDLKKVFDTAVEIRFPRGIGRPSKGIAYIEFKTEAIAEKVLEEKQGTDVQGRVIVIDFLGEKSQQQKMINAPAEATPNNELLVTNLAYTAKEDALRKIFLKAVSVRIPQSSGKPRGHAFIQFESVEDAKEAMESSLNKEICGRAIGVKFSQKRPEGDQENSVPSKTLMVRNLAKETSEETLKSSFEGAIEARVTKDKETGESRGFGFVDFESIEVCKAVKEAVVDLQIDGSKVTLIYATPQGERGPRGEGTGFNRSFRGKPGGRGGGRGRGRGGGFRGGRGGRGGGGGGRRT, encoded by the exons ATGGCACAATCAGGCAAA GGAACCCCATCAAGAACATCAACTAGACAGAAAGTTGGAGAGATTGGTGACGACAAACAGGATGAAAATAATTCTG AAGGCCAGACTGATTCTCCAGCATCAACAGAGGTAGCTGCCCCTACTCCACAGGTCATCTTTTCCACAGAACCTGATGCTAATGAGGATGGAGATAAAGTAGCTCCCATTGAAGATGATGTTACAGAGAACGAGGAGGTCAAAGATGTCCCAGTTAAAGAAAATGCTTTGAGGGAAG CTTGTGAAGCGGAGCAGATGGACACAACTCCTGCTGCTGAGGAGGAAGCTGTTAAGGTCACCTTAGAGTCAGAAAATGCCATCGAAGATGCCAGTAATTTTGAAGAGAAGACCAATGGAAATGACCAGG CTGTTGCAGTAGCCCCAGTGAAGAGGAAAGCAGAGGATGAGACTTCTCCAGCTAAGAAAACAAAGTGCATTAATGGTG GTTTTTGTCTTTTTGTTGGTAACTTGAACACATCCAAGGAAGTGGAGGAAATCAATGATGCCTTGGCCAACTTTTTTACGTCGCATAGTCTGTTATTTCAAGCTATTCGAGTGGACATAACAAA GAAATTTGCATATGTAGACTTTCACACAGAGGAAGACTTGACAAAAGCCCTTGAGCTGGATAGGGTGAAGATCCTGGACCAAAAGATAAGGCTAGGCAAGGCTAATGTCAAAGATGTCACAGCAGAGGAAAAAAAAG CTAAAGATGCCAAGACCTTGTACGTCAAGAATATCTCATTCTCGGCAACAAAGGAGGACTTGAAGAAAGTCTTTGACACAGCGGTCGAAATCAGGTTTCCTAGAGGCATTGGCCGACCAAGCAAAGG AATTGCCTACATAGAGTTCAAAACGGAGGCCATTGCTGAGAAAGTGCTGGAGGAGAAGCAGGGGACTGATGTCCAAGGCCGTGTCATCGTTATTGACTTTTTAGGAGAAAagagtcaacaacaaaaaatgatcaATGCTCCAG CTGAGGCCACACCGAATAACGAGTTATTGGTGACAAACCTGGCTTACACTGCGAAAGAGGATGCCCTAAGGAAGATCTTTCTCAAAGCAGTCAGTGTCAGAATACCACAGAGCAGTGGCAAACCAAGAGG TCATGCCTTCATTCAGTTTGAAAGTGTGGAGGATGCCAAAGAAGCCATGGAATCATCGTTAAACAAAGAGATTTGTGGAAGAGCCATCGGAGTAAAATTCAGCCAGAAGAGGCCAGAAGGTGACCAAGAGAACTCAG TTCCTTCCAAGACATTGATGGTCAGGAATCTTGCCAAGGAGACGAGCGAGGAGACTTTGAAAAGCTCCTTTGAAGGTGCCATTGAAGCTCGAGTTACGAAAGACAAGGAGACTGGTGAATCTAGAGG GTTTGGCTTTGTGGACTTTGAGAGCATAGAGGTCTGCAAGGCTGTTAAGGAGGCTGTGGTGGACCTTCAGATTGACGGGAGCAAGGTGACCCTGATCTATGCCACGCCCCAGGGCGAACGAGGACCTCGTGGAGAAGGAACGGGCTTCAACAGGAGCTTCAGAGGGAAACCCGGAGGTCGAGGTGGCGGTCGAGGCAGGGGCAGGGGTGGAGGCTTCAGGGGTGGACGAGGAG GCAGAGGTGGTGGCGGCGGTGGAAGGAGGACTTAA
- the LOC109875008 gene encoding nucleolin-like isoform X5, giving the protein MDTTPAAEEEAVKVTLESENAIEDASNFEEKTNGNDQAVAVAPVKRKAEDETSPAKKTKCINGGFCLFVGNLNTSKEVEEINDALANFFTSHSLLFQAIRVDITKKFAYVDFHTEEDLTKALELDRVKILDQKIRLGKANVKDVTAEEKKAKDAKTLYVKNISFSATKEDLKKVFDTAVEIRFPRGIGRPSKGIAYIEFKTEAIAEKVLEEKQGTDVQGRVIVIDFLGEKSQQQKMINAPAEATPNNELLVTNLAYTAKEDALRKIFLKAVSVRIPQSSGKPRGHAFIQFESVEDAKEAMESSLNKEICGRAIGVKFSQKRPEGDQENSVPSKTLMVRNLAKETSEETLKSSFEGAIEARVTKDKETGESRGFGFVDFESIEVCKAVKEAVVDLQIDGSKVTLIYATPQGERGPRGEGTGFNRSFRGKPGGRGGGRGRGRGGGFRGGRGGRGGGGGGRRT; this is encoded by the exons ATGGACACAACTCCTGCTGCTGAGGAGGAAGCTGTTAAGGTCACCTTAGAGTCAGAAAATGCCATCGAAGATGCCAGTAATTTTGAAGAGAAGACCAATGGAAATGACCAGG CTGTTGCAGTAGCCCCAGTGAAGAGGAAAGCAGAGGATGAGACTTCTCCAGCTAAGAAAACAAAGTGCATTAATGGTG GTTTTTGTCTTTTTGTTGGTAACTTGAACACATCCAAGGAAGTGGAGGAAATCAATGATGCCTTGGCCAACTTTTTTACGTCGCATAGTCTGTTATTTCAAGCTATTCGAGTGGACATAACAAA GAAATTTGCATATGTAGACTTTCACACAGAGGAAGACTTGACAAAAGCCCTTGAGCTGGATAGGGTGAAGATCCTGGACCAAAAGATAAGGCTAGGCAAGGCTAATGTCAAAGATGTCACAGCAGAGGAAAAAAAAG CTAAAGATGCCAAGACCTTGTACGTCAAGAATATCTCATTCTCGGCAACAAAGGAGGACTTGAAGAAAGTCTTTGACACAGCGGTCGAAATCAGGTTTCCTAGAGGCATTGGCCGACCAAGCAAAGG AATTGCCTACATAGAGTTCAAAACGGAGGCCATTGCTGAGAAAGTGCTGGAGGAGAAGCAGGGGACTGATGTCCAAGGCCGTGTCATCGTTATTGACTTTTTAGGAGAAAagagtcaacaacaaaaaatgatcaATGCTCCAG CTGAGGCCACACCGAATAACGAGTTATTGGTGACAAACCTGGCTTACACTGCGAAAGAGGATGCCCTAAGGAAGATCTTTCTCAAAGCAGTCAGTGTCAGAATACCACAGAGCAGTGGCAAACCAAGAGG TCATGCCTTCATTCAGTTTGAAAGTGTGGAGGATGCCAAAGAAGCCATGGAATCATCGTTAAACAAAGAGATTTGTGGAAGAGCCATCGGAGTAAAATTCAGCCAGAAGAGGCCAGAAGGTGACCAAGAGAACTCAG TTCCTTCCAAGACATTGATGGTCAGGAATCTTGCCAAGGAGACGAGCGAGGAGACTTTGAAAAGCTCCTTTGAAGGTGCCATTGAAGCTCGAGTTACGAAAGACAAGGAGACTGGTGAATCTAGAGG GTTTGGCTTTGTGGACTTTGAGAGCATAGAGGTCTGCAAGGCTGTTAAGGAGGCTGTGGTGGACCTTCAGATTGACGGGAGCAAGGTGACCCTGATCTATGCCACGCCCCAGGGCGAACGAGGACCTCGTGGAGAAGGAACGGGCTTCAACAGGAGCTTCAGAGGGAAACCCGGAGGTCGAGGTGGCGGTCGAGGCAGGGGCAGGGGTGGAGGCTTCAGGGGTGGACGAGGAG GCAGAGGTGGTGGCGGCGGTGGAAGGAGGACTTAA
- the LOC109875008 gene encoding nucleolin-like isoform X2 — MAQSGKGTPSRTSTRQKVGEIGDDKQDENNSGQTDSPASTEVAAPTPQVIFSTEPDANEDGDKVAPIEDDVTENEEVKDVPVKENALREACEAEQMDTTPAAEEEAVKVTLESENAIEDASNFEEKTNGNDQAVAVAPVKRKAEDETSPAKKTKCINGGFCLFVGNLNTSKEVEEINDALANFFTSHSLLFQAIRVDITKKFAYVDFHTEEDLTKALELDRVKILDQKIRLGKANVKDVTAEEKKAKDAKTLYVKNISFSATKEDLKKVFDTAVEIRFPRGIGRPSKGIAYIEFKTEAIAEKVLEEKQGTDVQGRVIVIDFLGEKSQQQKMINAPAEATPNNELLVTNLAYTAKEDALRKIFLKAVSVRIPQSSGKPRGHAFIQFESVEDAKEAMESSLNKEICGRAIGVKFSQKRPEGDQENSVPSKTLMVRNLAKETSEETLKSSFEGAIEARVTKDKETGESRGFGFVDFESIEVCKAVKEAVVDLQIDGSKVTLIYATPQGERGPRGEGTGFNRSFRGKPGGRGGGRGRGRGGGFRGGRGGRGGGGGGRRT; from the exons ATGGCACAATCAGGCAAA GGAACCCCATCAAGAACATCAACTAGACAGAAAGTTGGAGAGATTGGTGACGACAAACAGGATGAAAATAATTCTG GCCAGACTGATTCTCCAGCATCAACAGAGGTAGCTGCCCCTACTCCACAGGTCATCTTTTCCACAGAACCTGATGCTAATGAGGATGGAGATAAAGTAGCTCCCATTGAAGATGATGTTACAGAGAACGAGGAGGTCAAAGATGTCCCAGTTAAAGAAAATGCTTTGAGGGAAG CTTGTGAAGCGGAGCAGATGGACACAACTCCTGCTGCTGAGGAGGAAGCTGTTAAGGTCACCTTAGAGTCAGAAAATGCCATCGAAGATGCCAGTAATTTTGAAGAGAAGACCAATGGAAATGACCAGG CTGTTGCAGTAGCCCCAGTGAAGAGGAAAGCAGAGGATGAGACTTCTCCAGCTAAGAAAACAAAGTGCATTAATGGTG GTTTTTGTCTTTTTGTTGGTAACTTGAACACATCCAAGGAAGTGGAGGAAATCAATGATGCCTTGGCCAACTTTTTTACGTCGCATAGTCTGTTATTTCAAGCTATTCGAGTGGACATAACAAA GAAATTTGCATATGTAGACTTTCACACAGAGGAAGACTTGACAAAAGCCCTTGAGCTGGATAGGGTGAAGATCCTGGACCAAAAGATAAGGCTAGGCAAGGCTAATGTCAAAGATGTCACAGCAGAGGAAAAAAAAG CTAAAGATGCCAAGACCTTGTACGTCAAGAATATCTCATTCTCGGCAACAAAGGAGGACTTGAAGAAAGTCTTTGACACAGCGGTCGAAATCAGGTTTCCTAGAGGCATTGGCCGACCAAGCAAAGG AATTGCCTACATAGAGTTCAAAACGGAGGCCATTGCTGAGAAAGTGCTGGAGGAGAAGCAGGGGACTGATGTCCAAGGCCGTGTCATCGTTATTGACTTTTTAGGAGAAAagagtcaacaacaaaaaatgatcaATGCTCCAG CTGAGGCCACACCGAATAACGAGTTATTGGTGACAAACCTGGCTTACACTGCGAAAGAGGATGCCCTAAGGAAGATCTTTCTCAAAGCAGTCAGTGTCAGAATACCACAGAGCAGTGGCAAACCAAGAGG TCATGCCTTCATTCAGTTTGAAAGTGTGGAGGATGCCAAAGAAGCCATGGAATCATCGTTAAACAAAGAGATTTGTGGAAGAGCCATCGGAGTAAAATTCAGCCAGAAGAGGCCAGAAGGTGACCAAGAGAACTCAG TTCCTTCCAAGACATTGATGGTCAGGAATCTTGCCAAGGAGACGAGCGAGGAGACTTTGAAAAGCTCCTTTGAAGGTGCCATTGAAGCTCGAGTTACGAAAGACAAGGAGACTGGTGAATCTAGAGG GTTTGGCTTTGTGGACTTTGAGAGCATAGAGGTCTGCAAGGCTGTTAAGGAGGCTGTGGTGGACCTTCAGATTGACGGGAGCAAGGTGACCCTGATCTATGCCACGCCCCAGGGCGAACGAGGACCTCGTGGAGAAGGAACGGGCTTCAACAGGAGCTTCAGAGGGAAACCCGGAGGTCGAGGTGGCGGTCGAGGCAGGGGCAGGGGTGGAGGCTTCAGGGGTGGACGAGGAG GCAGAGGTGGTGGCGGCGGTGGAAGGAGGACTTAA
- the LOC109875008 gene encoding nucleolin-like isoform X4, translating into MNIVYVACEAEQMDTTPAAEEEAVKVTLESENAIEDASNFEEKTNGNDQAVAVAPVKRKAEDETSPAKKTKCINGGFCLFVGNLNTSKEVEEINDALANFFTSHSLLFQAIRVDITKKFAYVDFHTEEDLTKALELDRVKILDQKIRLGKANVKDVTAEEKKAKDAKTLYVKNISFSATKEDLKKVFDTAVEIRFPRGIGRPSKGIAYIEFKTEAIAEKVLEEKQGTDVQGRVIVIDFLGEKSQQQKMINAPAEATPNNELLVTNLAYTAKEDALRKIFLKAVSVRIPQSSGKPRGHAFIQFESVEDAKEAMESSLNKEICGRAIGVKFSQKRPEGDQENSVPSKTLMVRNLAKETSEETLKSSFEGAIEARVTKDKETGESRGFGFVDFESIEVCKAVKEAVVDLQIDGSKVTLIYATPQGERGPRGEGTGFNRSFRGKPGGRGGGRGRGRGGGFRGGRGGRGGGGGGRRT; encoded by the exons ATGAATATTGTTTATGTAGCTTGTGAAGCGGAGCAGATGGACACAACTCCTGCTGCTGAGGAGGAAGCTGTTAAGGTCACCTTAGAGTCAGAAAATGCCATCGAAGATGCCAGTAATTTTGAAGAGAAGACCAATGGAAATGACCAGG CTGTTGCAGTAGCCCCAGTGAAGAGGAAAGCAGAGGATGAGACTTCTCCAGCTAAGAAAACAAAGTGCATTAATGGTG GTTTTTGTCTTTTTGTTGGTAACTTGAACACATCCAAGGAAGTGGAGGAAATCAATGATGCCTTGGCCAACTTTTTTACGTCGCATAGTCTGTTATTTCAAGCTATTCGAGTGGACATAACAAA GAAATTTGCATATGTAGACTTTCACACAGAGGAAGACTTGACAAAAGCCCTTGAGCTGGATAGGGTGAAGATCCTGGACCAAAAGATAAGGCTAGGCAAGGCTAATGTCAAAGATGTCACAGCAGAGGAAAAAAAAG CTAAAGATGCCAAGACCTTGTACGTCAAGAATATCTCATTCTCGGCAACAAAGGAGGACTTGAAGAAAGTCTTTGACACAGCGGTCGAAATCAGGTTTCCTAGAGGCATTGGCCGACCAAGCAAAGG AATTGCCTACATAGAGTTCAAAACGGAGGCCATTGCTGAGAAAGTGCTGGAGGAGAAGCAGGGGACTGATGTCCAAGGCCGTGTCATCGTTATTGACTTTTTAGGAGAAAagagtcaacaacaaaaaatgatcaATGCTCCAG CTGAGGCCACACCGAATAACGAGTTATTGGTGACAAACCTGGCTTACACTGCGAAAGAGGATGCCCTAAGGAAGATCTTTCTCAAAGCAGTCAGTGTCAGAATACCACAGAGCAGTGGCAAACCAAGAGG TCATGCCTTCATTCAGTTTGAAAGTGTGGAGGATGCCAAAGAAGCCATGGAATCATCGTTAAACAAAGAGATTTGTGGAAGAGCCATCGGAGTAAAATTCAGCCAGAAGAGGCCAGAAGGTGACCAAGAGAACTCAG TTCCTTCCAAGACATTGATGGTCAGGAATCTTGCCAAGGAGACGAGCGAGGAGACTTTGAAAAGCTCCTTTGAAGGTGCCATTGAAGCTCGAGTTACGAAAGACAAGGAGACTGGTGAATCTAGAGG GTTTGGCTTTGTGGACTTTGAGAGCATAGAGGTCTGCAAGGCTGTTAAGGAGGCTGTGGTGGACCTTCAGATTGACGGGAGCAAGGTGACCCTGATCTATGCCACGCCCCAGGGCGAACGAGGACCTCGTGGAGAAGGAACGGGCTTCAACAGGAGCTTCAGAGGGAAACCCGGAGGTCGAGGTGGCGGTCGAGGCAGGGGCAGGGGTGGAGGCTTCAGGGGTGGACGAGGAG GCAGAGGTGGTGGCGGCGGTGGAAGGAGGACTTAA
- the LOC109875008 gene encoding nucleolin-like isoform X3 yields MAQSGKGTPSRTSTRQKVGEIGDDKQDENNSEGQTDSPASTEVAAPTPQVIFSTEPDANEDGDKVAPIEDDVTENEEVKDVPVKENALREACEAEQMDTTPAAEEEAVKVTLESENAIEDASNFEEKTNGNDQAVAVAPVKRKAEDETSPAKKTKCINGFCLFVGNLNTSKEVEEINDALANFFTSHSLLFQAIRVDITKKFAYVDFHTEEDLTKALELDRVKILDQKIRLGKANVKDVTAEEKKAKDAKTLYVKNISFSATKEDLKKVFDTAVEIRFPRGIGRPSKGIAYIEFKTEAIAEKVLEEKQGTDVQGRVIVIDFLGEKSQQQKMINAPAEATPNNELLVTNLAYTAKEDALRKIFLKAVSVRIPQSSGKPRGHAFIQFESVEDAKEAMESSLNKEICGRAIGVKFSQKRPEGDQENSVPSKTLMVRNLAKETSEETLKSSFEGAIEARVTKDKETGESRGFGFVDFESIEVCKAVKEAVVDLQIDGSKVTLIYATPQGERGPRGEGTGFNRSFRGKPGGRGGGRGRGRGGGFRGGRGGRGGGGGGRRT; encoded by the exons ATGGCACAATCAGGCAAA GGAACCCCATCAAGAACATCAACTAGACAGAAAGTTGGAGAGATTGGTGACGACAAACAGGATGAAAATAATTCTG AAGGCCAGACTGATTCTCCAGCATCAACAGAGGTAGCTGCCCCTACTCCACAGGTCATCTTTTCCACAGAACCTGATGCTAATGAGGATGGAGATAAAGTAGCTCCCATTGAAGATGATGTTACAGAGAACGAGGAGGTCAAAGATGTCCCAGTTAAAGAAAATGCTTTGAGGGAAG CTTGTGAAGCGGAGCAGATGGACACAACTCCTGCTGCTGAGGAGGAAGCTGTTAAGGTCACCTTAGAGTCAGAAAATGCCATCGAAGATGCCAGTAATTTTGAAGAGAAGACCAATGGAAATGACCAGG CTGTTGCAGTAGCCCCAGTGAAGAGGAAAGCAGAGGATGAGACTTCTCCAGCTAAGAAAACAAAGTGCATTAATG GTTTTTGTCTTTTTGTTGGTAACTTGAACACATCCAAGGAAGTGGAGGAAATCAATGATGCCTTGGCCAACTTTTTTACGTCGCATAGTCTGTTATTTCAAGCTATTCGAGTGGACATAACAAA GAAATTTGCATATGTAGACTTTCACACAGAGGAAGACTTGACAAAAGCCCTTGAGCTGGATAGGGTGAAGATCCTGGACCAAAAGATAAGGCTAGGCAAGGCTAATGTCAAAGATGTCACAGCAGAGGAAAAAAAAG CTAAAGATGCCAAGACCTTGTACGTCAAGAATATCTCATTCTCGGCAACAAAGGAGGACTTGAAGAAAGTCTTTGACACAGCGGTCGAAATCAGGTTTCCTAGAGGCATTGGCCGACCAAGCAAAGG AATTGCCTACATAGAGTTCAAAACGGAGGCCATTGCTGAGAAAGTGCTGGAGGAGAAGCAGGGGACTGATGTCCAAGGCCGTGTCATCGTTATTGACTTTTTAGGAGAAAagagtcaacaacaaaaaatgatcaATGCTCCAG CTGAGGCCACACCGAATAACGAGTTATTGGTGACAAACCTGGCTTACACTGCGAAAGAGGATGCCCTAAGGAAGATCTTTCTCAAAGCAGTCAGTGTCAGAATACCACAGAGCAGTGGCAAACCAAGAGG TCATGCCTTCATTCAGTTTGAAAGTGTGGAGGATGCCAAAGAAGCCATGGAATCATCGTTAAACAAAGAGATTTGTGGAAGAGCCATCGGAGTAAAATTCAGCCAGAAGAGGCCAGAAGGTGACCAAGAGAACTCAG TTCCTTCCAAGACATTGATGGTCAGGAATCTTGCCAAGGAGACGAGCGAGGAGACTTTGAAAAGCTCCTTTGAAGGTGCCATTGAAGCTCGAGTTACGAAAGACAAGGAGACTGGTGAATCTAGAGG GTTTGGCTTTGTGGACTTTGAGAGCATAGAGGTCTGCAAGGCTGTTAAGGAGGCTGTGGTGGACCTTCAGATTGACGGGAGCAAGGTGACCCTGATCTATGCCACGCCCCAGGGCGAACGAGGACCTCGTGGAGAAGGAACGGGCTTCAACAGGAGCTTCAGAGGGAAACCCGGAGGTCGAGGTGGCGGTCGAGGCAGGGGCAGGGGTGGAGGCTTCAGGGGTGGACGAGGAG GCAGAGGTGGTGGCGGCGGTGGAAGGAGGACTTAA
- the LOC109875008 gene encoding nucleolin-like isoform X6, with the protein MNIVYVACEAEQMDTTPAAEEEAVKVTLESENAIEDASNFEEKTNGNDQAVAVAPVKRKAEDETSPAKKTKCINGFCLFVGNLNTSKEVEEINDALANFFTSHSLLFQAIRVDITKKFAYVDFHTEEDLTKALELDRVKILDQKIRLGKANVKDVTAEEKKAKDAKTLYVKNISFSATKEDLKKVFDTAVEIRFPRGIGRPSKGIAYIEFKTEAIAEKVLEEKQGTDVQGRVIVIDFLGEKSQQQKMINAPAEATPNNELLVTNLAYTAKEDALRKIFLKAVSVRIPQSSGKPRGHAFIQFESVEDAKEAMESSLNKEICGRAIGVKFSQKRPEGDQENSVPSKTLMVRNLAKETSEETLKSSFEGAIEARVTKDKETGESRGFGFVDFESIEVCKAVKEAVVDLQIDGSKVTLIYATPQGERGPRGEGTGFNRSFRGKPGGRGGGRGRGRGGGFRGGRGGRGGGGGGRRT; encoded by the exons ATGAATATTGTTTATGTAGCTTGTGAAGCGGAGCAGATGGACACAACTCCTGCTGCTGAGGAGGAAGCTGTTAAGGTCACCTTAGAGTCAGAAAATGCCATCGAAGATGCCAGTAATTTTGAAGAGAAGACCAATGGAAATGACCAGG CTGTTGCAGTAGCCCCAGTGAAGAGGAAAGCAGAGGATGAGACTTCTCCAGCTAAGAAAACAAAGTGCATTAATG GTTTTTGTCTTTTTGTTGGTAACTTGAACACATCCAAGGAAGTGGAGGAAATCAATGATGCCTTGGCCAACTTTTTTACGTCGCATAGTCTGTTATTTCAAGCTATTCGAGTGGACATAACAAA GAAATTTGCATATGTAGACTTTCACACAGAGGAAGACTTGACAAAAGCCCTTGAGCTGGATAGGGTGAAGATCCTGGACCAAAAGATAAGGCTAGGCAAGGCTAATGTCAAAGATGTCACAGCAGAGGAAAAAAAAG CTAAAGATGCCAAGACCTTGTACGTCAAGAATATCTCATTCTCGGCAACAAAGGAGGACTTGAAGAAAGTCTTTGACACAGCGGTCGAAATCAGGTTTCCTAGAGGCATTGGCCGACCAAGCAAAGG AATTGCCTACATAGAGTTCAAAACGGAGGCCATTGCTGAGAAAGTGCTGGAGGAGAAGCAGGGGACTGATGTCCAAGGCCGTGTCATCGTTATTGACTTTTTAGGAGAAAagagtcaacaacaaaaaatgatcaATGCTCCAG CTGAGGCCACACCGAATAACGAGTTATTGGTGACAAACCTGGCTTACACTGCGAAAGAGGATGCCCTAAGGAAGATCTTTCTCAAAGCAGTCAGTGTCAGAATACCACAGAGCAGTGGCAAACCAAGAGG TCATGCCTTCATTCAGTTTGAAAGTGTGGAGGATGCCAAAGAAGCCATGGAATCATCGTTAAACAAAGAGATTTGTGGAAGAGCCATCGGAGTAAAATTCAGCCAGAAGAGGCCAGAAGGTGACCAAGAGAACTCAG TTCCTTCCAAGACATTGATGGTCAGGAATCTTGCCAAGGAGACGAGCGAGGAGACTTTGAAAAGCTCCTTTGAAGGTGCCATTGAAGCTCGAGTTACGAAAGACAAGGAGACTGGTGAATCTAGAGG GTTTGGCTTTGTGGACTTTGAGAGCATAGAGGTCTGCAAGGCTGTTAAGGAGGCTGTGGTGGACCTTCAGATTGACGGGAGCAAGGTGACCCTGATCTATGCCACGCCCCAGGGCGAACGAGGACCTCGTGGAGAAGGAACGGGCTTCAACAGGAGCTTCAGAGGGAAACCCGGAGGTCGAGGTGGCGGTCGAGGCAGGGGCAGGGGTGGAGGCTTCAGGGGTGGACGAGGAG GCAGAGGTGGTGGCGGCGGTGGAAGGAGGACTTAA